From Mucilaginibacter rubeus, a single genomic window includes:
- a CDS encoding aspartyl protease family protein, translating into MIIPLKINHKGPFNFILDTGVGLMIITDPKLADSISIPNKRILKIPGLGEGEDSEAYVTSTLDVAIPGLVSYDVAAAILRKDIFNLSGYAGMPIHGLLGYEFFNNLAVKISFQDSTLTICRPKDLKPFRKSNKIPMSVEDRKAYVYAKAFMPGIAPIKTKLVVDLGAGHPVSIERYIKNYGLPQKFISSANLGIGLNGPINGFISRMEEFDLGKFRMKKVIASFPDDGNNQTHLAVPRDGNLGVGILKRFTVILDYPDSAMYLKPNFTYNDPFEHDMSGLEYYAAGDHLERIIISRVEPGSAADEIGLERDDEIISVNFKPVSRMSLQDIDELFKSKDDRSLLLEVYHDKRVDKVVLTLKRRI; encoded by the coding sequence ATGATCATCCCACTCAAAATCAACCATAAAGGGCCCTTTAATTTTATATTGGATACAGGCGTAGGCCTCATGATCATAACCGATCCTAAATTAGCCGATTCTATCAGCATTCCTAACAAACGTATATTAAAAATCCCCGGTCTTGGCGAGGGGGAGGATTCTGAAGCTTATGTAACCTCAACTTTAGATGTAGCTATACCGGGCCTTGTTAGTTACGATGTTGCCGCGGCTATTTTAAGGAAAGATATATTTAACCTTTCGGGTTATGCCGGCATGCCTATCCATGGCTTGCTTGGTTATGAATTTTTTAACAATCTCGCAGTGAAAATCAGTTTCCAGGACAGCACCCTTACCATTTGCAGGCCTAAAGACCTTAAGCCATTCCGGAAATCAAATAAGATCCCGATGTCGGTAGAAGACAGGAAAGCATATGTATATGCTAAGGCCTTTATGCCAGGCATCGCCCCCATAAAAACCAAACTGGTTGTTGACCTTGGTGCAGGTCACCCGGTATCCATTGAGCGTTATATCAAAAACTACGGGCTTCCGCAAAAATTTATTTCTTCAGCCAATCTTGGTATTGGTTTAAACGGCCCCATAAACGGCTTTATAAGCAGGATGGAGGAATTTGACCTCGGTAAATTCAGGATGAAAAAAGTAATAGCTTCTTTTCCGGACGATGGCAATAACCAAACCCACCTGGCTGTTCCGCGCGATGGAAACCTGGGCGTGGGCATTCTGAAACGCTTTACCGTTATTCTGGATTACCCTGATAGCGCCATGTATTTAAAGCCCAACTTTACCTATAATGATCCGTTTGAGCATGACATGAGCGGCCTTGAATATTATGCGGCAGGCGATCATTTGGAAAGGATCATCATCAGCCGGGTTGAACCGGGCTCGGCCGCCGACGAAATTGGTCTTGAACGTGATGATGAAATAATATCGGTAAATTTTAAGCCGGTTTCAAGAATGAGCCTCCAGGATATTGATGAACTTTTTAAATCAAAGGATGATAGGAGCCTGCTGCTTGAAGTTTATCATGATAAACGGGTTGATAAAGTTGTGCTAACCTTAAAACGCCGCATATAA
- a CDS encoding zinc-dependent metalloprotease, with amino-acid sequence MKKHSLPGIYLRGSVLALAVLAGSCATKKQAANQSLTLKTTTTANGTVATATTGAPKKEGIKKFSDLIPAKTKADSGLFNTYKVDGKYYYEIPDSLINREMLVVTRFVKTPGGLKTFGQQYGGEEINDQVWKWEKHDKQVFIRVPSYSLRADSTSDMYQSVKNSNLDAILASFEIKAFNKDTTGVLIDVTDFYNGDIAAIGLSDDIKKAYKTMGVDNSRSYIDTIKSFPINIEAHTLKTYRAGESPTDNSIAAVTFELNTSMLLLPKVPMKSRIMDPRVGFFGQRQTDYGTNAQKALVTAYIHRWKLEPKDPIAYAKGELVEPKKQIVFYIDPATPKKWVPYLIQGVNDWQKAFEAAGFKNAITAKEAPTAKQDPQFSTEDARYSVIRYFASDVENAYGPHVADPRSGEILESHVGWYHNVMQLLRDWYLIQTAAVNPNARHAQFSDDQMGELIRFVSSHEVGHTLGLPHNFGSSYAYPVDSLRSKTFTDKHGTAPSIMDYARFNYIAQPGDGVTHLYPQIGEYDDWSIKWGYTWFPGNKTPEQEKEILAVWTNKNAGNPVYYFGRQGTSIDPRLQNEDLGDNAMKASAYGIANLKRILPNLEKWSYKKDEDYSDLNELYNEVLGQFYRYMGHVTTNIGGMNENFKTYDQKGAVYDFVGKARQREAALFLNQQLYATPSWLINKTELAKFDNGVIINRIKAMQVSLLSNELNPSRLARMYDNEAKNGANAYTVAQLLTDLHTGIFGTAKPDGYQRNLQRGYIENLKNLLNTDASFSFPGVSSAQLASWGFTPINIVLSDIRPMVRAELKKIDTGLPKGGDAITAAHYADLHLRIKEALNPTRPVVNIGGGMVRGINTANQDILNEKTGSMNCWPRTNVEN; translated from the coding sequence ATGAAAAAACATTCGCTGCCGGGTATTTATTTACGCGGCTCAGTACTGGCACTTGCTGTTTTGGCTGGCTCATGCGCTACCAAAAAGCAAGCTGCAAACCAAAGCCTCACACTAAAAACCACTACTACAGCTAACGGAACTGTTGCTACCGCGACAACCGGTGCCCCCAAAAAAGAGGGAATTAAAAAATTCAGCGACCTTATTCCGGCAAAAACCAAGGCCGATAGCGGACTTTTTAATACTTATAAAGTTGATGGCAAATATTATTATGAAATACCCGATTCGTTAATTAACCGCGAAATGCTTGTGGTTACCCGCTTTGTAAAAACACCAGGCGGCTTAAAGACATTTGGCCAGCAGTACGGCGGCGAAGAAATTAACGACCAGGTTTGGAAATGGGAAAAGCACGATAAGCAGGTATTTATCCGGGTTCCAAGCTATTCGTTACGTGCCGATAGTACCAGCGATATGTATCAATCGGTTAAAAACTCCAACCTGGATGCAATATTGGCCTCTTTTGAAATAAAAGCTTTTAACAAAGATACCACCGGTGTTTTAATTGACGTTACCGATTTTTATAATGGCGATATCGCCGCTATCGGTCTGTCTGACGATATCAAGAAAGCCTACAAAACCATGGGCGTTGATAACTCTCGTTCATACATCGACACCATTAAAAGCTTCCCGATAAATATTGAAGCGCACACCTTAAAAACTTACCGCGCCGGCGAATCGCCAACCGATAACAGCATCGCCGCGGTAACATTTGAACTGAACACCTCCATGCTGCTGTTACCTAAAGTTCCGATGAAGTCCAGGATCATGGACCCGCGCGTAGGATTTTTTGGCCAGCGCCAAACGGATTATGGCACCAATGCACAAAAAGCCCTGGTTACTGCCTACATCCACCGCTGGAAACTGGAGCCAAAAGACCCAATTGCCTATGCAAAAGGTGAGCTGGTTGAGCCTAAAAAACAAATTGTATTTTATATTGACCCAGCCACCCCTAAAAAATGGGTGCCATATTTAATACAAGGTGTAAACGATTGGCAAAAAGCCTTTGAAGCAGCAGGTTTCAAGAATGCAATTACTGCTAAAGAAGCTCCAACAGCCAAGCAAGACCCTCAATTCAGTACCGAAGATGCCCGCTATAGCGTGATCAGGTATTTCGCATCGGACGTTGAAAACGCTTATGGCCCTCACGTAGCCGACCCACGTAGCGGCGAGATCCTGGAAAGCCACGTTGGCTGGTACCACAACGTAATGCAATTACTGCGCGACTGGTACCTGATCCAAACAGCGGCAGTAAATCCTAATGCCCGCCATGCACAATTTTCTGACGATCAAATGGGTGAACTAATCCGTTTTGTATCATCTCATGAGGTTGGCCACACCTTGGGCTTACCACATAACTTTGGTTCAAGTTATGCTTACCCGGTTGACTCGTTACGTTCAAAAACCTTTACCGACAAACACGGTACCGCGCCATCTATCATGGACTATGCCCGTTTTAACTACATTGCCCAACCCGGCGATGGCGTTACACACCTGTACCCACAAATAGGGGAGTATGATGACTGGTCGATTAAATGGGGATATACCTGGTTCCCGGGTAATAAAACTCCGGAGCAGGAAAAAGAAATATTAGCCGTATGGACCAACAAGAATGCAGGTAATCCAGTTTACTACTTCGGTCGCCAGGGCACTTCTATCGACCCTCGTTTACAAAACGAAGACCTGGGCGACAATGCCATGAAAGCCAGCGCTTACGGTATCGCCAACCTGAAACGCATTTTGCCGAACCTCGAAAAATGGTCGTACAAAAAAGATGAAGATTACAGTGACCTTAACGAATTATACAACGAGGTTTTAGGACAGTTTTATCGTTACATGGGCCATGTAACCACCAACATTGGCGGCATGAACGAAAACTTTAAAACCTATGATCAAAAAGGTGCTGTATATGATTTTGTCGGCAAAGCCCGTCAGCGTGAAGCTGCATTATTCTTAAATCAGCAATTATACGCTACACCGTCATGGCTTATCAACAAAACCGAACTGGCCAAATTTGATAACGGCGTTATCATAAACCGAATTAAAGCTATGCAGGTTTCATTATTAAGCAACGAGTTGAATCCGTCAAGGTTAGCACGCATGTATGATAACGAGGCTAAAAATGGTGCTAACGCATATACTGTAGCTCAACTATTAACAGACCTACACACCGGTATCTTTGGTACCGCTAAACCCGATGGCTATCAGCGTAACCTGCAAAGAGGGTACATTGAAAATCTGAAAAACCTGTTAAACACAGATGCAAGCTTTTCGTTCCCGGGTGTATCAAGCGCGCAACTGGCAAGCTGGGGCTTTACCCCAATCAACATTGTGCTGTCTGATATCAGGCCGATGGTACGTGCCGAGTTAAAGAAAATTGATACCGGTTTGCCAAAAGGCGGCGATGCGATAACAGCAGCTCATTATGCCGACCTTCACCTCAGGATAAAGGAAGCCCTTAACCCTACAAGACCGGTTGTAAATATCGGCGGAGGAATGGTTAGGGGTATAAATACCGCCAACCAGGATATACTGAATGAGAAAACAGGAAGTATGAATTGCTGGCCACGCACCAATGTTGAAAACTAA
- a CDS encoding alpha/beta fold hydrolase, giving the protein MRKILLLLALVLANIVVKAQSDTLSITLENVKYPYPVNFMPIKVEGQDLRMAYMDVKPAAPNGKTVMLFHGKNFGGYYWTDVIKVLTGKGYRVIVPDQIGFGKSSKAFIHYSFHLLARLNKNLLDSLGIQKITLMGHSMGGMLATRFTLMYPDRVEKLLLEDPIGLEDYRTFVPYNSAEDDYKAELKTSYESVKKYYQTSYFTSWKPEYEYLVNIGAGVSKSADFPRYAKVAALTFEMIYEQPVCYELGLIKVPTVLFIGKEDKTIVGKALLSDEEKAKHGQYKILGPETAKKIPGCKLIEFDNCGHIPHIEAKDAFFKALTANL; this is encoded by the coding sequence ATGCGTAAAATACTGTTACTTCTCGCTCTCGTATTGGCAAACATTGTTGTAAAAGCTCAGTCCGATACCCTTTCAATCACACTCGAAAACGTAAAGTATCCATATCCGGTAAACTTTATGCCCATCAAAGTGGAAGGGCAGGATCTCCGCATGGCATATATGGATGTAAAACCGGCTGCCCCAAACGGTAAAACTGTTATGCTTTTTCACGGCAAAAACTTTGGTGGTTACTATTGGACGGATGTGATCAAGGTGCTAACCGGAAAAGGCTATCGAGTTATAGTCCCCGACCAGATAGGTTTTGGGAAATCCTCGAAAGCGTTTATTCATTATAGCTTTCACTTGTTGGCCCGGCTTAATAAAAACCTGCTGGATAGTTTAGGCATACAGAAAATCACACTAATGGGTCATTCCATGGGAGGGATGCTGGCTACCCGCTTTACGCTGATGTATCCCGACAGGGTGGAAAAACTACTGCTTGAAGATCCTATCGGCTTAGAAGACTATCGCACCTTTGTCCCTTATAACAGTGCCGAAGATGATTACAAAGCCGAGTTAAAAACCAGCTACGAAAGCGTTAAGAAATACTATCAAACATCCTACTTCACATCCTGGAAACCCGAGTATGAATACCTGGTTAACATTGGCGCTGGGGTGAGTAAAAGTGCCGATTTTCCGCGTTATGCTAAAGTAGCCGCGTTAACATTTGAGATGATCTACGAGCAACCTGTCTGTTACGAGCTTGGACTGATTAAAGTGCCTACTGTATTATTCATAGGGAAAGAGGATAAAACAATAGTTGGCAAAGCGTTGCTGAGCGACGAAGAGAAAGCTAAACATGGGCAGTATAAAATATTAGGCCCGGAAACCGCTAAAAAGATTCCCGGCTGCAAGCTGATTGAATTTGACAATTGCGGGCACATCCCGCATATTGAAGCTAAAGATGCCTTTTTTAAAGCACTTACGGCTAATTTATAA
- the tsaE gene encoding tRNA (adenosine(37)-N6)-threonylcarbamoyltransferase complex ATPase subunit type 1 TsaE translates to MQLSVNSLSQLPQAAEAVLANSAGNKIFLFYGEMGAGKTTLIKTLCEQLGVTEQATSPTFSIVNEYIGRDSRIFHFDFYRLKNQTEALDMGYEEYFYSDAYCFIEWPEKIPDLLPIHYTTVRIEVSDANSRLISIENI, encoded by the coding sequence GTGCAACTATCTGTAAATTCACTATCCCAGTTACCGCAGGCTGCCGAAGCCGTCCTGGCCAATTCGGCGGGGAACAAAATCTTTCTTTTTTATGGCGAAATGGGGGCCGGGAAAACCACGCTCATCAAAACCTTGTGCGAGCAGTTGGGGGTAACCGAACAGGCTACCAGTCCAACGTTTTCTATCGTTAACGAGTATATTGGCCGGGATAGCCGGATCTTTCACTTTGATTTCTATCGCCTTAAAAACCAAACCGAAGCACTGGATATGGGCTATGAAGAATATTTTTACAGTGATGCCTACTGCTTTATTGAGTGGCCCGAAAAAATTCCGGACCTGCTTCCCATCCATTATACCACTGTCAGGATCGAGGTATCAGACGCCAATTCGCGCCTCATCAGCATCGAAAATATTTAG
- a CDS encoding D-alanyl-D-alanine carboxypeptidase/D-alanyl-D-alanine-endopeptidase, with protein sequence MRKSTISFLLIVCVLSLCHDTIYARSIKKRKVKKLFKRSQIVNDHFTGFALYDLDEHKMIYELNADKYFTPASNTKLFTFYTCLKMLGDSIPALRYQTRGDSLIFWGTGDPSFLHSDLKGVNGLNFLKNSNKQLFYSPGNYTGELFGAGWAWDDYNDYYQAEITALPVEDNVALLYADQDGNMQVRPNYLKRFLNADINYRPKQFKVKRDVISNNFVYPAGDIPVNYKQEIPWKTSLQLTMALLQDTLKKQVTLLQEPMTADAKTVYNTKADSVYRRMLQPSDNFIAEQLLLVCSSLKFSTLNTDSVINYSKAHFLNDLPDVPQWVDGSGLSRFNLFTPRDIVALLLKIQDEVKDENLLHSMMPIGGVAGTIKSAYKTDNGQPFVWAKTGSLSNNHNQSGYIVTRKGKRLAFAFMNNNFTRSTREIRDEMVRIMTYIHEEF encoded by the coding sequence ATGCGAAAGTCAACAATTTCATTTCTGTTAATTGTTTGTGTTTTATCCCTTTGTCATGATACTATTTATGCCCGTTCAATAAAAAAAAGAAAGGTAAAAAAGCTGTTTAAGCGTTCGCAGATTGTTAATGATCATTTTACAGGGTTTGCCCTTTATGATCTTGACGAGCATAAAATGATATATGAATTAAATGCCGATAAATACTTCACGCCGGCATCTAATACCAAGCTTTTTACCTTTTATACGTGCTTGAAAATGCTCGGTGATTCTATCCCTGCATTGCGCTACCAAACGCGCGGCGATTCGCTGATATTCTGGGGTACAGGCGATCCCTCTTTTTTACATAGTGACTTAAAAGGGGTTAACGGGCTTAACTTTTTAAAGAATAGCAATAAACAGCTGTTTTATTCGCCAGGGAATTATACGGGCGAACTTTTTGGCGCCGGTTGGGCCTGGGATGATTATAACGACTATTACCAGGCCGAAATTACAGCCTTGCCCGTTGAAGATAACGTCGCCCTGCTTTATGCAGATCAGGACGGCAATATGCAGGTAAGGCCTAATTATTTAAAAAGGTTTTTGAATGCCGATATCAACTATCGCCCCAAACAGTTTAAAGTAAAGCGCGATGTTATCAGCAATAATTTTGTGTACCCCGCCGGTGATATTCCGGTAAATTATAAACAGGAAATTCCATGGAAAACGAGCTTGCAGCTAACCATGGCATTACTGCAGGATACACTGAAAAAGCAGGTGACCCTATTACAGGAACCCATGACCGCCGACGCCAAAACTGTTTACAATACCAAAGCCGATTCGGTTTACCGGCGGATGCTCCAGCCCAGCGATAATTTTATTGCCGAACAATTGCTGTTGGTATGCTCATCATTAAAATTTAGTACCCTTAACACCGATTCGGTGATCAATTATTCAAAAGCGCATTTTTTAAATGATTTGCCCGATGTGCCGCAATGGGTTGATGGCTCAGGCCTATCGCGCTTTAATTTGTTTACACCACGGGATATTGTAGCCCTGCTGCTTAAAATTCAGGATGAGGTGAAAGATGAAAACCTGCTGCACAGTATGATGCCGATAGGCGGCGTAGCCGGTACCATCAAAAGCGCTTATAAAACCGATAACGGGCAGCCGTTTGTGTGGGCTAAAACCGGATCGTTAAGTAATAACCATAACCAAAGCGGCTACATTGTTACCCGCAAAGGCAAGCGCCTGGCTTTCGCGTTCATGAACAATAACTTTACCCGCTCAACCCGCGAAATAAGAGATGAAATGGTAAGGATTATGACGTATATTCATGAGGAGTTTTAA
- a CDS encoding YihY/virulence factor BrkB family protein translates to MKFFSKEHFKQLWKVLLASFTGFSKDNGLKLSASLAYYTVFSIAPLLIIVISVAGLVFGQDAATDRLYPEIVHYVGKGPAAQIQDALKHLALSGKSGIAVVIGIVTLLLGASSIFIEIQDSLNMIWRVKAKPKSGWVQLLKNRFVSFSLIISLGFLLLATLIINIVISAVQDQIQRFFPQIDSITQILVKGINLGITLVVITTLFGIIFKFLPDVKIKWRDVRSGAVFTAILFMIGQYLISLYIQYTAQGSAYGAAGSIIVILVWIYYTSAILYIGAEFTQVYAEASGSHIEPADYAVHVQQTEIEHRVKTLPAQNPQLEGNLKKDGEGKG, encoded by the coding sequence ATGAAGTTTTTTAGCAAAGAACATTTTAAACAACTATGGAAGGTACTCCTGGCGTCCTTCACTGGCTTTTCAAAAGATAACGGCTTAAAATTAAGTGCTTCGTTGGCTTATTACACAGTATTTTCAATCGCCCCCTTATTAATCATTGTGATATCGGTAGCCGGGCTTGTTTTTGGGCAGGACGCGGCAACAGATCGTTTATATCCTGAAATTGTTCACTACGTTGGCAAAGGGCCGGCAGCTCAAATTCAGGACGCCCTAAAACACCTTGCATTGTCTGGAAAATCGGGCATTGCGGTTGTTATTGGCATTGTGACACTGTTATTAGGCGCGAGCAGCATTTTTATTGAGATCCAGGACTCGCTTAACATGATATGGCGGGTTAAGGCTAAACCCAAAAGCGGCTGGGTGCAATTGCTAAAAAATCGTTTCGTATCATTTTCACTGATCATCAGTCTCGGGTTTTTACTCCTCGCTACACTTATTATCAACATTGTGATAAGCGCCGTGCAGGACCAGATTCAACGCTTTTTCCCGCAGATAGATTCTATAACACAAATCCTTGTTAAAGGCATAAACCTGGGCATCACATTAGTGGTGATTACTACCCTGTTTGGTATCATATTTAAGTTTCTGCCCGATGTTAAGATCAAATGGCGCGATGTACGCAGCGGCGCGGTATTTACAGCTATCCTGTTTATGATCGGGCAATATCTCATTAGCCTTTATATCCAATACACAGCCCAGGGCTCGGCTTACGGAGCCGCGGGTTCCATCATCGTAATATTGGTGTGGATCTATTATACCTCGGCAATATTATATATCGGTGCCGAATTTACGCAGGTTTACGCCGAGGCCAGCGGGAGCCACATCGAGCCGGCTGATTATGCGGTTCATGTTCAGCAAACCGAAATTGAACACAGGGTAAAAACACTTCCAGCCCAAAACCCACAACTTGAAGGAAATTTAAAAAAGGACGGGGAAGGAAAAGGTTAA
- a CDS encoding M15 family metallopeptidase: protein MLRRYLILLVFVAGSLHVSAQHYKYIDSTKICGVARYKVQVKANPDKQLVEIKKYIPEIVLDLRYATNNNFMHRRMYTTAKAFARLPVVKALQQVEAELKTQGLGLKIYDAYRPYSVTVNFYEMAPDTNFVADPRKGSKHNRGCAIDLSLINLKTRKELDMPTGFDSFSRKAGANYMDLPARQISNRELLKTVMAKYGFKVISTEWWHYDFTGWPEYELLDIPVQAL from the coding sequence ATGCTTCGCAGATATTTGATCTTATTGGTATTTGTCGCCGGCTCATTGCATGTTAGCGCGCAGCATTATAAGTATATCGACAGTACAAAAATATGCGGCGTTGCCCGTTATAAAGTACAGGTTAAGGCCAATCCAGATAAGCAGCTTGTCGAGATCAAAAAATATATTCCGGAAATAGTTTTAGACCTCCGGTATGCTACCAACAACAATTTCATGCACCGTCGCATGTATACTACCGCAAAGGCATTTGCACGGTTACCAGTAGTGAAAGCATTGCAGCAGGTGGAGGCCGAATTAAAAACACAGGGCCTTGGCCTTAAAATTTACGATGCATACAGGCCATACTCGGTAACCGTTAATTTTTATGAAATGGCACCGGATACCAATTTTGTAGCCGACCCGCGCAAGGGATCAAAGCATAACCGGGGCTGCGCTATCGATCTTTCTCTTATCAACCTTAAAACCAGGAAGGAACTGGATATGCCAACAGGTTTTGATAGTTTCAGCCGTAAGGCCGGTGCAAACTACATGGATTTACCGGCACGGCAAATTTCCAATCGTGAGCTGTTAAAAACCGTAATGGCCAAATATGGGTTCAAGGTGATATCAACCGAATGGTGGCATTATGATTTTACCGGCTGGCCCGAGTACGAATTGCTGGACATTCCGGTTCAGGCGCTGTAA
- a CDS encoding alanine dehydrogenase, which yields MSSGIYSGFSDIAKQAMMQPQESLLEVKSKKNKLYIGIPKEVSFQENRVPLTPLSVALLVNNGHDVLLESNAGQAANFSDKDYSEQGAQIVYDTKKVYEADIIIKIAPPTAQEIEMMKPGQLLISTLQMATLKAENIQALMAKKITALSFEHLRDEGNILTVVRAMSEIVGATSILIAAEYLSNVFEGKGLMLGGITGVPPTEIVILGAGTVGEYAARTAISLGAEVKVFDPSIYKLRRLQNNIGNRVFTSVVQPIVLEKAITTCDVAIGALRAEDGRSPCIISEATVSRMKRDSVIIDVSIDQGGCFETSEVTNHTHPVFRKYDVIHYCVPNIASRVARTATYALTNIFAPILLDIGDMGGIKNLIWEKSGVRNAVYIYHGQLTNKHIGERFSIPCKDLDLLIVSHR from the coding sequence ATGAGTTCAGGGATCTATAGCGGGTTTTCGGATATTGCCAAACAAGCAATGATGCAACCCCAGGAATCGTTGCTGGAGGTAAAAAGCAAAAAAAACAAGCTGTACATCGGCATTCCTAAAGAAGTATCCTTCCAGGAAAACCGGGTGCCTTTAACACCGCTGTCGGTAGCTTTATTGGTTAACAATGGGCACGATGTATTACTGGAAAGCAATGCGGGTCAGGCCGCTAATTTTTCGGACAAGGACTATAGCGAACAGGGGGCCCAGATAGTTTATGATACCAAAAAGGTTTACGAAGCCGATATCATCATCAAAATAGCCCCGCCAACCGCGCAGGAAATTGAAATGATGAAGCCGGGACAGCTCCTGATCTCCACCCTGCAAATGGCTACGCTCAAAGCCGAAAATATTCAAGCCCTCATGGCTAAAAAAATCACGGCCTTAAGCTTTGAACATCTTCGTGATGAAGGCAATATTTTGACCGTAGTAAGGGCCATGAGCGAAATTGTAGGCGCGACCTCTATCCTCATTGCTGCCGAATATTTGAGCAATGTTTTTGAAGGCAAGGGCCTGATGCTGGGCGGCATAACCGGTGTTCCACCTACAGAAATTGTGATTCTTGGCGCTGGTACAGTCGGGGAGTATGCCGCACGTACCGCCATATCACTTGGTGCAGAAGTTAAAGTGTTCGACCCCTCAATATACAAGCTTCGTCGCCTGCAAAACAATATTGGCAACCGGGTTTTCACCTCTGTTGTTCAGCCTATTGTATTGGAGAAAGCCATTACCACCTGCGATGTTGCCATTGGCGCGCTCCGTGCCGAAGACGGTCGCAGCCCATGTATTATCTCAGAGGCTACCGTTAGCCGTATGAAACGCGACTCGGTGATTATCGACGTAAGTATTGACCAGGGTGGCTGTTTTGAAACATCCGAGGTAACTAACCATACCCATCCGGTTTTCCGTAAGTATGATGTAATCCATTATTGTGTACCTAATATCGCTTCTCGGGTTGCACGCACGGCTACTTATGCGCTTACCAATATTTTTGCGCCTATTCTGCTTGATATCGGCGATATGGGCGGCATCAAAAACCTGATTTGGGAAAAATCCGGCGTGCGGAACGCGGTTTACATTTACCACGGCCAGCTCACCAATAAACACATCGGCGAGCGTTTCTCCATCCCATGTAAAGATCTTGACCTGCTGATCGTATCTCACAGATAA